cttacattacaattcaagacaatagtaaaattacagttatgaagtacaatgaaaataattgtatggttgaggtcaccacaacatgaggggcCTTGGGAAGGCTGAGGGCCACTgctgtaggtttttgttttgtttttttaagctgaGGAACTTCTTGTTTGTTCCTAGTTAAtggagttgtttgtttgcttgcttgcttgcttgcttgcttgcttgctttttaaagatagggtcttgctatatagctctggctgtctgggaaTTCCCCTTGTAGAACAGGCTTGTCTcgcactcacagagatcttgctgagtgctggggttgGGAGCTCTTTTCCTGAGTGCTGTCTTGGTCTGTTAGGCTGGGTTGCCCTCCTCACTCGGCCCTTCCTCATCCCCTGCGGCCCTGGATGGCAGCCTGTGCCACATGCCCTCCTCTCTGGGTTGAGCTGCTTCTTTCCTCACACTGGAAATGGGTTGCAGGGCCTTCTACATGTTAGAGAAGACTACCACGGAGGCCCGTCCCCACCTGGGCTCCATAAGATCTGTTTTTGCAGAATGAGGTTGCTTGCACCAAAACCACTTTTATTCTCAAAATTATATGCCAAGTCAGCAGATTTTGGTATTACTCCAAAACAGTTCTTTGCCCAGTTCTGCTCACTCTTAAGTGACCTGAGTCACTTGTTAGCCCAGGGGTCAgacagctcacagtcagctgcagCCCCAGCTTCAAGGGATCCCACACTTCTGGGTTCCACAGCCCTGCAGGCACCTACACGCAAATGCACATGTCTGCACAtcgacacacatgcacataaatacagtCAAACTAGAGACAGCTGGAAGAGCAAAGAAAGGACAAATAAGCAGATCAGGGGGTTGGCCAGGGTTGCCTCCTCCTCCAGGTCACTGCTTCTGCGAATCAGCATGCTTCTTCCCCTCCATGCAGATCACGCAAAGGAAGACTGGCTTGGAGGTAATTCGAGCTACtctggaagagggagaaggggtttGCAAGTCAAGGCCAGTTTAGGGTGCTACATAGAGCACTTGAGGCCAGCATGAGCAAGTTGgccaaaattttaaaattaaaacaggaagaaaaatgggGTGCAAGTTGAGGCTGGAGCTCCATGGTGGAGTAGTGTTTGCTTAGAAGTCTTCATTGTGAGCCAAGGGTGTGCCTGAGCAGCTCTTTACATTTCTGTGTGCATGAGCCTAAAACTCCTTTGCATTCCTCCTTATATACATGCTGCCTGTTCCTCATGTTCCGTGTAAAGGAGGGCACAGATACTGGATTGGAAATAACTTGTAGACTGGGAATGTGGTCTCAGAGGCCACTTCCTTGGAAAAGCTGGTTGGCTTTTCTCCTGCCACTACTgcattcccttcttcctctctcttagtCCCCCATTCTCTCTGAGTCCTACCCAGCCCATCCTCAGCCATTGGCTACTGCCATCTTTACTGATAGATTAAATTCCAGCTGGGAGCAAGGACCTTCAGTGTCAATAGACACAGATTCCCGATCAGagcatcagaaccaccctctacagccctgcctagaatccccctgggaggggctggggatgtggctcagtggtagagctcctgcctagaatccccctgggaggggctgggggcgtggctcagtggtagagcccctgcctagaatccccctgggaggggctgggggcgtggctcagtggtagagcccctgcctagcatTTGTGAAAATCTAGCTTTCATCTCCAATACAAAAAATTGTATAAGAGAGATTCACTAGAGTTGAAGGTAGCCCAGACTAGAGTAAAGGTTGTCTTTggaaggaagcagaaaagcaaTGTCACAACCAGAgtggtttttttctttacagtGAATAAGGCGAGACATTTGGGGTTCCCTGCCACTTAGTGACTTAGTGTTGGTAACAGCTCCCAGCTGTtggttgtacacacacacacacacacacacacacacacacacgctcaccaTGCAAAATCCAGCCCAGTAGTTCACTTGAGATTCTGGCCCTTTGTAACAAGTGCAGAAGAAGCCAGCGAGTGGCTTCTGTTctgtatgtttttgttgttgtttctttttcacaACCCCAGCTGAGCACCAAGAGGCATAGTGTTATATTTTTTAACCATAGTAAAAggcttttattttctaattttataaatttttcagTATGTCAGTTGGAAAAAGAGGTGAAATAAATAGAATAAGCCTAACTGAACATTGCTTACAGCATCAGGGAACACCTGTTCTGTCCTCAGGAGGGAAGGCTAGCCCCAGGCAGACTCAGCACTGCTCTGACAGTTTGGGCTGGGGGAGGTAGCTTGATTGGTAGCTTTCTTTCGGATTTGGCCCAGTGGTCAGAAGTGACTGCGGTTGCTCTATCTCATCAGTGGCTTCGGAAGCAGCAAGTACAGCAGGTGGCTTGAGAAACACCGTGGCCTTGGTTTGCCTCCCCCTCCCGTCATTCCTatttcctcctccatttccctgcatcctctgccccaccctgggatgtTTTTTGAGGAAAGGTCTTATGTAGACCAAACTTACCTGACCTTGCATGCTTAACCTCCTGCCAGCACCCCCAAGTGCCAGTGACAGGCTTGCAGGATCGGGCCTCACACTGGCTCCCCAATCCCCTGCTTCACTGACCTGGAACCTAGTTCTTCAGTTAAGGGTGGCCGTGCCTTCTGACCCTCCGACCTCCACCTCCTAAGGAATTGGATTTCAAGTGTTTGGCACCATGTTCCAGTTATGCTTGCTGTACAGGGATTGGGCTCCAGCTTCCTGTGTGCTAGGCAAacgccaactgagccacatcctttccccccactcccttactgtgtagctcagactggccttgaactagtgatcttgcctctgcctcctgagtattagAACTATAGGCCCGCCCCCCACCCGACCCCTCTTCTTTGTGTTCTGATTGGCCAGAGCTGTATCTTGGTCCAACTGCTGGCAGAGGGGTGGGGCTTGCTTGCACTGGTCATGATTCCATTGGTTTGGGCACACAGCTTTTTCATGGTCCAGAACTATGTGGTCAGTTCTGATTGTCATCTGTTCCTTCATCTGCGTCAGTAtctccatttgttttcttgagcTGATCTTAAGCAGGCCAATTGTGTGTTTGAGGGTGTGAGTATATGCTGCCTTCCTGAGTCAGAGTGTGTggtttgtgggttctgggaccccTATGGGCCACCCACTCGTTCTTACTTCTGTGATGGGCCTGCCATCACCTGCAGCCAGAGAATGTGCACATTATTTTGTGGACTGAATTTTTTTATGTAAGAATGTAGTtaccagctgggcatggtggcgcagccctttaatcccagcactcgggaggcagaggcaggcgaatttctgagttcgaggccagcctggtctacagagtgagttccagagaaaccctgtctcgaaaaaccaaaaaaaaaaaaaaaaagaatgaaagaatgtaGTTACCAACTGTTACTGTAAGCCTGGGTTCTGATGAAGAGAAGACAGAGCTGTTGTCCCCACTGGGGTGAGGAACAGAAAGCAGGTTGGAATGATAGAAACATCTGTCACAGTGCGGAAGGGTCACGGGGGCTGAGCAGGTGTGCCCTTCCCTTTCTACTGCTGGTGGCCCCAAGAGAGGGGTTAGTATGGGGTGCTGAAAACTGGGTTCATCCTTGCATCAGGAGGAGCTGGGGTGATGCTCCTGTAGATGGGCAAGGTTGCAGCGTGCAgcctctctagctcctcctgctGACGGAGCCTGGTAAGGCACAGCTGGCCACCAGAGCTGTCTCCACAGAGCTGCCCCAGCCTGAGGGTGTGGGCCGGAAGCATCACTTAATTCTTGATGCTGCTGTGCTCCATCTTTGGATTTGATCTTATTTCTGACATCCTGTAACTCCTGGCCTTTGAGCTAACTCAACCACGCATGTCCATAGGGCACTTGAGTACTGTACCTCTCACCAAGATGCCTCTGTGGGACAGTCCCTTAGGGCATGTGGTCCTCTGTACTGCCTGATTTTACATGAAAATTTGTCTGGACTGCATATGGCCTGGTGACCTCACTATGGAGAACTGAAATCAGCATGTCTGGGGACAACCCCACATCATGCAAACAGCCCTGTTAAACTCAGCAAACCTTAACCAAGACACAAAATCAGGAGAGCTtgttgggaagaagaaggggtcCCCAGGGAGTTGGAGAGGGTCAAGGAAGggtgggtgaatatgatcaaaacaaatTGCATACATGCATGGATAGTGTCCAAGAACAAtgcaaaaattgaaaaaaaaaaaatctgtcacggCAGCAGTTGTTACCGAAGTTGGAGGAGTAAGGCGGAGAGCAGTGGAGAAGACACCCAGCAGTCCTCCCCTGCCTCCACATGgtacatgtgcccacacacccATGCCCATGCACCCAGCTCCTAGAGGTGTCATCTTACACTGTCTTCTACCTAGGTCCTTCTGGTCACCTCCTCTTTCATGTCCCCCTCTGAGAGCCGAAGTGGCTCAAATCCCAACCGTGTTCGCATTTTTGGACCTGACAAGTTAGTCCGGGCAGCAGCGGAGAAGCGCTGGGACCGTGTTAAAATTGTGTGCAGCCAGCCATACAGCAAGGTACATGGTGTAAAAGCTGAGGCATGCCCAGGGCAAGGGGAGGTCTGCGGAGGCCCATCCTGAGCTCGGGACTGCTCAGGTCAGGTCCTCCTGGGACAGGCAGCTTGGTTCTCTGGAGGGGGTGAGCTGAGGCCCGTCAGGCTCTGTTTGGTATCACTGTTACTGTCATACTGGGGCCCGGAACTCAGGCTCCTCCTACTTCTGCTTCTGCATCCAGACAGCGGAGGAGCAAAGAGCCCGGGGTAGTTTTGCATTCCAGAAGTGGCTCCAGACAGAGATTGGGCACACAGAAGTGGACTCGCTACCTGCCATTGGCAGTGAGGGTCAAAGAGCGGTGCAGGTTGAGGGGTGAGCCCTGACTTTGGTCCACAGTTAGGGGTCAGTGAGGTTTAATGTCAGCATCACCACCATTGCTCCCTGGGCACCAGCTTCAACTGAGCCATAAAGGGCTTCCCTAAGTGAAGGGGCATGAGAGCCTAGCTTTGTCCTATTCAGACACCCTCACACCCAGCCCTCTGTTCCAGGACTCGCCATACGGCCTGAGTTTTGTGAAGTTTCACAGCCCTCCTGACAAAGATGAGGCAGAGGCTACATCTCAGGTAAGTTGTACCTGGTACCCCCCAgagcctctccctgcctctccaccCCTGCCTGCCAGCATTCTTCTCACAGCACTGACCTTGTGGGACCTTAGAAGGTGACAGTGACCAAGCTCGGCCAGTTTCGTGTGAAAGAGGAGGATGACAGTGCCAACTCCCTGAAGCCAGGGGCTCTCTTCTTCAGTCGTATCAACAAGACGTCATCAGGTGCCTGTGGGACTCGGGGTGCTAGGGATGGCGTTGGTGGAGTGCTTACTTAGCATAGAGCCCAATCCTGAAATCTCCGCTCAGGGGAGACAAGGCAGGAGGGCCAGCTGTGTAAGGTCTCCTCTGCTAAGTAGGAAGTCTTGAGTTCAGCCTAGGATGTATGATGCCTGAGAGCTGAGGGCATGGCCAGGTCTCTAGGTctggggaggagggctggggcctGGACTACTGAGTCAGGGGTACAATCTAAACTTCTGGGTCACCTCTGGATGTGAGAGTGACTTGATACCTGATAGATGGGAGCTAAGGTGACTGTGGCCCTGCCCTCTCACCCTCAGTCCACTTGTCCTTCCATAGCCTCTACGAGTGACCCAGCAGGACCCAGCTATGCAGCAGCTACACTGCAGGCCTCTAGTGCAGcctcctcagcctctccagtcCCCAAGGTTGTGGGCAGCTCTTCCAAGGTGAGGTCATCAGACGCTGGGGCAGTGGAGAATGAGGAGAGCCGGAAGCCAACCCATCTCTAcctcctcagcctcaggagccTCCCAAAGGGAAGAGAAAACTGGACTTGAGTCTAGAAGACAGGAAACCTCCCAGCAAACCCTCGGCAGGGCCATCCACCCTCAAGAGACCCAAATGTAAGCAAACTGGATTCCTTGATTCTGTAGTGACCCTGGCTTGTGTGTCATGAGGGAAGGGCTGTGGTCTTGAACCTGCCATCCTAAGAAGGGAGGCGGAAAGCCTGACTTCCTGTAAGAGCTGGGGCTCGATGGGGCACCAACctaatttctgttcttttctcccCAGTGTCTGTCCCTAGTCGTACTCCAGCTGCAGCTCCAGCCTCTACCCCAGCACAGAGAGCCGTCCCAGGGAAGCCCCGGGGAGAAGGCACAGAGCCTAGGGGGGCTCGCACTGGACCCCAAGAGCTTGGCAAGATCCTgcaaggggtggtggtggtgctcagTGGCTTCCAGAACCCCTTCCGCTCAGAGCTCCGGGACAAGGCCCTGGAACTGGGGGCCAAGTATCGGCCAGACTGGACCCCAGACAGCACACATCTCATGTAGGCCTCTGACCTGCCACACggttccctgccctgccctgccctacccTGCATGCCCCCGCTAGCTTCATCTGTCCCTGTTCTgctatcctccctccctgcttctttGTGCCCTCCAGCCCCCACTTCTTTACCCCCTTAGTTCTCAGCTTTCTGCGTCCCTCCCTAAGCTCCATCTCTGTTCTGTCTCAGCTGTCCATCAGATCATGTCTGACATTCCTGTTTTGCATCTCCCAGCTGTGCCTTTGCCAACACTCCCAAATACAGCCAGGTCCTGGGCCTTGGAGGCCGGATTGTGCGTAAAGAGTGGGTGCTGGACTGTCACCACATGCGGCGCCGGCTGCCCTCCCGGAGGTGAGGCCCCACGACCTGCCTCTTAGGCAGCGCACACACCTGCCTCTTAGCCCAGAGCAGGCAATGAAGAGCCTGGGGCCTGCTGGGTAGCTCAGGCGATCTCAAACCAACATAAGCCGTTTTCAAAGACGGGCTGGGCCTGCAGATGGGAAGTCACTAGCCTGGGTGGGCCACTGGATTTTGTAATGACGGCTGCTTTGTGCACATTGTGGGTTGTGGCTGTGCAGAGGTGGAAGGGAGCCTCAGGGCTGTATGCCATTCCTCAGAACTGATCCTTTGGCATCCTTTGGGTGCCAGGCAGAGCTGTGACTGAAGTGAGGACGCTGGGGTTGAGCCCTGTGCTCACTTCAGCGAGTGGGTCAGAAGTGTTAGAGCCCAGCTTTGAGGAGCTCAGGAGGGGCACAGTGATCGCGGGATGAGAAGCATGGGTAGCAGCCAGGCAGAGGGCATGCAGGGCTGCAGAGCAAGCAGGGATGGGCAGCATGAGCATCCATCTCCTGACGCAGTGGGCGGGAGAAGAACCACTGGCTGCCAACAGCAGGagctgtggagctggagagaagccGACTCCGATCCCAGTGAGGTCGTGGCTTGAGTCTGTTTAATAAGCAGGGCTAACCCTGGCACATTCATGTCGGGGACTGTGAGGGGAGGTGGGTGGGTTGGTCAGTTGATCTGGAAGTGGTGGGGACTCCACATCCTGCTTGGATTCCACAGATCCCTGGGAGCTAGTTATCTAGCTTCAGTATTGTGATCATCCTGAACAGATGTGCGGAGGGTGTCTGTGGGCGCCTTTATTCTCTGAGGTGTGTAAGGATAGTTAGCTAGTGTGCCACAGTAGGGACTTGAatctaggacacacacacacacagtaccaaGAATCAAAAATCTTAGGATGGTTGaaaatgaagagatggctcagtggttaagagcattggttgttCTTTTAGAAGACCTTGactcagtttccagcactcacatagcaactctcaaccatctgtaactgcagtctcAGAGTGATTGATGACTTCTGGCTGTTataggcaccaagcacacacatatgatgcatagacatatgtgcaggcaaagcattcatacgtgtaaaataaaaaagttagtCTTTAAATATATACAAGTTGCTTATATAAAATGCTAGAGTATTTACATAAAAACTGCATAGAATCttttcatacatttaaaaaagattattatttaaattatgtgtatgtgtatctgtgcggtggtgcacatgtgtgttcaggTACGTGAGGAGACCAGTTGTGTCAAATCCCCtatagctagagttacaggcagttgtgagcacctgatgtgggtcctggggaaccAGATTTGGATCCTTTGAACAGTATAAGCTCTAAAcattgagccgtctctccagcctcacgTACTGTGAGTGTGGATGTCTAAGAACTGAACCCAAGGCTTCCCACATGctaagccacacccccagcccctcactgggggttCTAGTCAGGGCTCTACCACCGTGCTGTATATCCCTAgcctttttggttttgatttggagTGTAGGAGGGTCTTACTAAGTTGTTCAGTCTGGACTTCAATTCACTCTGTTCCCAGGCCATCCTGcctctcagcctcttgagtagtTGAGATTAGAGACCTGCTCACTAGGCCAGTGTGCTCTTacatgtttttgggttttttgttttttgtttttgtttgttttgtttttcgagacagggtttctctgtatagccctggttgtcctggaactcactctgtagactaggctggcctcgaactcagaaatccgcctgcctctgcctcccgagtgctgggattaaaggtgtgcaccaccgcccGGCGCTCTTCCATGTTTTGAATCATTCTGTGGTTTGAATCCAGCACTATGTAAATGCCATGTAAATCTTTAGGGAATGACGAGCAAACGGAGTCTGAATGTTGAGTGCAGACACAGACTTTCTGGTCTGTGATTGGTTGGGtgtacagatgcagagaccccagATGTGGGGTTCCACCTGAATTTGCATTTGAGACTTTCCCCCATTGCTTGGCATTCTCCTTTGATCCTCAAAGagtagaccccccccccccattgctcTTTCTTGCCTTAAATGGAACAGATCTTCCCCATGAGGGAAAGAGCCTGGGGTGGCTGAACTGCCTGGCACGTAGTGGAGCCCCTCTAGGGCTGGGAGGGGTCAGAGGGCAGCAGGATTCCTTCTCTATCCCCACCTCCCTCTACTTCTCAGTCCTCTGCCTGAGGCCCAGTTCCTCCCCTAGGTACCTCATGGCAGGCCTTGGATCCAGCAGTGAGGACGAAGGGGACTCTCACAGTGAGAGCGGCGAAGACGAAGCTCCCAAGCTTCCCCAAAAGGTCTGATGCCCCTATGGGGCCAGGAGGGAATACTGGGTGCCAACCAGGTCTGCTGAAtacctcagcttcctgcttctcccCGCTGCTGGCTGTCCAGAGCCTCACACTGCCCCAACCTCACCTAGCCCTTCTTCCTCAGCGGCCCCAGCCCAAAGCCAAGACCCAGGCAGCAGGACCCAGCTCACCCCCGAGGCCACCAACCCCAAAAGAGACCAAAGCACCGTCACCAGGACCCCAGGACAATAGTGACACTGAGGGGGAAGAGTCAGGTTAGAATCTGAGGGAGAGGTCTACACGCTTTAtgtctgagggaggaggagggctaGGGCCTTGAGCCCTGGGTTTGGGGGCAGGGCTGGTGTCTAGCTTTCTGGGTCTGAGGGGGAGGGCTGTATGGAGGTGAAGGAGTAGAGGAGGGGCCACTGTGTACCCTGAAAACTAGATTGAGAGGGCAACTGAAGTCAAGTTCATAGGCCCTGGCTGTACTCTCGGGTGCCATTCTGGGAGGGGTGTTACTAGATGTCCCAGGAACCAAGCCTGTTGACTGGGTTGCTACTGGCAGAAGGACGGGACAACGGGGCAGAAGATTCTGGGGACACCGAGGATGAACTGAGGAGGTAGGATTGAAGGGGGTACGTCTGCCTGGCCTTGGGTGTGGGTGTCTGCTCCCTAAGTGTTTACCCTCCACTACTCTTGATCGCCCAGGGTGGCCAAACAGAGGGAACAAAGGCAGCCCCCAGCCCCAGAGGAGAATGGCGAGGACCCGTATGCAGGCTCCACAGATGAGAACACAGACAGTGAGACCCCCTCAGAGGCTGACCTGCcaatcccagagctcccaggttaGACATCCCTGACTCTGTGACATGTCCCCTAGGTCCCCTGGGTCTCTGCTGTGTCATGCACCACTTGCTCCCTTTCCTGTGACTCCCACTTTACCCCTGCTGacagcttcctgctctggcaaGCACCTGTGTGACATTGCTGTAGTGACCTTCCCAGTGTGAGCAACCTCATTTCCTGACTTGTGATTCAGGACTTACCATCTCGCCCCTAAACGCAGCTCTGTCTGTCATCAGCTCTGCTGCCCCTGGACACCTGAGTGCTGGGCACAGTGTGTTTGCACTCATTACTGATAACGTTAAGCCAGCTCTGTTTGTGCGTGTGCTATTGAGCATGATTCTTCCCTGTTtggtttttatgagacagggtctcagggagCCCAGGCTAGTCTGAAACCTGTAGCTTtccatctgcctcagcctcccaggttctTAGATTACACGTGTGCCAGTACACCCTGCCTACCAGAAAGCTGCTAAGAAGGGTGTCTGAGCCCCCTGGGGTGGAGGAGATCCTGCTGTGGGGGTtcttgcctataatcccagtacttgggatgtcaaggcagaaggatcacaagttcaaagccagccaggctaCTAAGaccctttttaaataaaagaatggagggtcaggagagcaggagagaaaaGAGCAGTCACTCTCAAGCAGTGAGGGTCAGGGTCCCTGCAGGAGCCCTTTCCAGGCTTGTGGGCAATGTCAGGAGAGTATTGTGAACCCCCAATGAGGGGAGTGAATCCTTGGACATCgtgtggaaataagaagaaaactAGCTCAGAGGCCAGTGTGGGAGCCAGCTGAGGTGAAGTGGTGGCCAGCCTGGGCCAAGGCCATAAGAGCCCCATGGCCGTGTGCTTTAGCTACTGCTTAGCACCAGGCAGAGGCCTGCAGGAGCTTCCTGGTGACTTGGATGAATGCCTTAGTCACGGCCCTCCCTCCTGAGCACCTTATCCTTGGTGCCTCTGCCTCGCCCTCCCTCTGTGCTTCTGAGTACTCAGGAGCTTGGTCAGTGCCTCACTTTTCCCATCTCTCCCGCAGACTTCTTCGAGGGCAAACACTTCTTCCTGTATGGCGAGTTCCCTGGGGATGAGAGGAGGAGGCTCATCCGCTACGTGACCGCTTTCAATGGGTGGgttgtggggtgggtgggtacagAGGGTATGGGCTGCGGGAGGATGGCGAGGATGGCGTCAGGGCCCAGTGGCATGACCATAGCTGCATCGTCCTGCACAGTCCTGCTGCCCACGATGCTTGTCACCCTGCAgggcccttcccccacccctcctgaGGGCAAGGCTGCTGCGTGGAAGGCACAGGTCTCACAGGCAGCTGCAGGGGGCAGAGGTCAAGCTAAAAGCCAGGCTCACaaacaagaaagaggaagaaaagagctggagagatggctgctcttccagaggtcctaagttcagttcccagccaccACTGGTGGCTCAGGACCATCTAtaaaggaatctgatgccctctactggcatgtaggtgtacatgcagacagatgCTTAAAAAGATACGTGGAAATAAAGAAGAGAGGGGTTAGAGAGGATGGCGCagggttaagagaactgactgctcttccagaggtcctgagttcaattccccgcaaccacgtggtggctcacaaccatctgtaatgggctgcagtgctctcttctggcatgcaggtatacaggcagaacactgtgCATAGTGAATAAATCAGAGGCGGGGGGTGGGGATATTTGTCCAGAATGAGAGCCAGAAAGCTACTGCTGTAGCCAGCAGCGTGGCCCGTCCGAGTGTGTGGGCAGCTGTAGCTGGCAGCGTGGCCACCTGAGTGTGCAAGCAGGCTGCTCACAGCTGCCccacccttccctttcccccaccAGCGAGCTCGAGGACTATATGAATGAGCGGGTCCAGTTCGTCATCACGGCCCAGGAGTGGGACCCCAACTTTGAGGAGGTGAGCCCTGGAGGGGCAGACATGGAGAACCCCAGCCCACTTTGGCATTCCCTCTGTCTTCCGATTATATTCCCAAGTGGACCCTTTTCCCGTAGGCCCTGATGGAAAACCCTTCCCTGGCCTTCGTGCGGCCCCGGTGGATCTACAGTTGTAATGAGAAGCAGAAGTTACTCCCCCATCAGCTCTATGGGGTGGTGCCCCAGGCCTGAGTGTACACCTGTGTACGTGcagatgtgcacatgtatgcacaggcCTGAGtgcacacgtgtgtacacacaaGAGTTTAATAAAGGAGACTTTGTTTGAAGCAACGGTTTCTCTCTTAGGAGACTCAAGGTTCTGCTAGCCTGGGTTGCCCCATGTTCCTGTCCCAGGGTCTGGGAAGAGAAGAGTGGGGCCCTCCACCAGAGATCTGCTAAGTAGCTCCCCGCACCCCTCTGTAGTTctgtgctgacaggagccagggagtTGGAACTGTGCCACTCAGTGCTGTCCCCCAAATAGATCTGGTCCATCCTGTCACACATCTATGGTCAGTGAGCTGGAGGCATTGATGCTTATCACATGTGCCAGACTGACCAGGTCCCTTCCCTGGTGTCACCAGCGTCGCCAGCAGGGTTTGCATCCAACTCGGGAGGCAGGCTGGGTGGGAGGAAGGCTGTTCTTAGGAAGTTGCCCAAATTCTGGAGCCCCCAAGGCTCAGCTGGGAATGGAACAGAGCTGTTAGGGGGCCAAAGCAGAGGGGGATGGAGtccgggtggggtgggggtggggcagaagccACATGGTGGGAGTAGCCTGAGGCTGCTCACAGCAAGGGGCTCTGGGGCACAGTCCTCGCGTGCT
This Mus musculus strain C57BL/6J chromosome 7, GRCm38.p6 C57BL/6J DNA region includes the following protein-coding sequences:
- the Xrcc1 gene encoding DNA repair protein XRCC1 isoform 1 (isoform 1 is encoded by transcript variant 1) — protein: MPEISLRHVVSCSSQDSTHCAENLLKADTYRKWRAAKAGEKTISVVLQLEKEEQIHSVDIGNDGSAFVEVLVGSSAGGATAGEQDYEVLLVTSSFMSPSESRSGSNPNRVRIFGPDKLVRAAAEKRWDRVKIVCSQPYSKDSPYGLSFVKFHSPPDKDEAEATSQKVTVTKLGQFRVKEEDDSANSLKPGALFFSRINKTSSASTSDPAGPSYAAATLQASSAASSASPVPKVVGSSSKPQEPPKGKRKLDLSLEDRKPPSKPSAGPSTLKRPKLSVPSRTPAAAPASTPAQRAVPGKPRGEGTEPRGARTGPQELGKILQGVVVVLSGFQNPFRSELRDKALELGAKYRPDWTPDSTHLICAFANTPKYSQVLGLGGRIVRKEWVLDCHHMRRRLPSRRYLMAGLGSSSEDEGDSHSESGEDEAPKLPQKRPQPKAKTQAAGPSSPPRPPTPKETKAPSPGPQDNSDTEGEESEGRDNGAEDSGDTEDELRRVAKQREQRQPPAPEENGEDPYAGSTDENTDSETPSEADLPIPELPDFFEGKHFFLYGEFPGDERRRLIRYVTAFNGELEDYMNERVQFVITAQEWDPNFEEALMENPSLAFVRPRWIYSCNEKQKLLPHQLYGVVPQA
- the Xrcc1 gene encoding DNA repair protein XRCC1 isoform X1, which translates into the protein MPEISLRHVVSCSSQDSTHCAENLLKADTYRKWRAAKAGEKTISVVLQLEKEEQIHSVDIGNDGSAFVEVLVGSSAGGATAGEQDYEVLLVTSSFMSPSESRSGSNPNRVRIFGPDKLVRAAAEKRWDRVKIVCSQPYSKDSPYGLSFVKFHSPPDKDEAEATSQKVTVTKLGQFRVKEEDDSANSLKPGALFFSRINKTSSASTSDPAGPSYAAATLQASSAASSASPVPKVVGSSSKPQEPPKGKRKLDLSLEDRKPPSKPSAGPSTLKRPKLSVPSRTPAAAPASTPAQRAVPGKPRGEGTEPRGARTGPQELGKILQGVVVVLSGFQNPFRSELRDKALELGAKYRPDWTPDSTHLICAFANTPKYSQVLGLGGRIVRKEWVLDCHHMRRRLPSRRYLMAGLGSSSEDEGDSHSESGEDEAPKLPQKRPQPKAKTQAAGPSSPPRPPTPKETKAPSPGPQDNSDTEGEESDVPGTKPVDWVATGRRTGQRGRRFWGHRG
- the Xrcc1 gene encoding DNA repair protein XRCC1 isoform 2 (isoform 2 is encoded by transcript variant 2); the protein is MPEISLRHVVSCSSQDSTHCAENLLKADTYRKWRAAKAGEKTISVVLQLEKEEQIHSVDIGNDGSAFVEVLVGSSAGGATAGEQDYEVLLVTSSFMSPSESRSGSNPNRVRIFGPDKLVRAAAEKRWDRVKIVCSQPYSKDSPYGLSFVKFHSPPDKDEAEATSQVTVTKLGQFRVKEEDDSANSLKPGALFFSRINKTSSASTSDPAGPSYAAATLQASSAASSASPVPKVVGSSSKPQEPPKGKRKLDLSLEDRKPPSKPSAGPSTLKRPKLSVPSRTPAAAPASTPAQRAVPGKPRGEGTEPRGARTGPQELGKILQGVVVVLSGFQNPFRSELRDKALELGAKYRPDWTPDSTHLICAFANTPKYSQVLGLGGRIVRKEWVLDCHHMRRRLPSRRYLMAGLGSSSEDEGDSHSESGEDEAPKLPQKRPQPKAKTQAAGPSSPPRPPTPKETKAPSPGPQDNSDTEGEESEGRDNGAEDSGDTEDELRRVAKQREQRQPPAPEENGEDPYAGSTDENTDSETPSEADLPIPELPDFFEGKHFFLYGEFPGDERRRLIRYVTAFNGELEDYMNERVQFVITAQEWDPNFEEALMENPSLAFVRPRWIYSCNEKQKLLPHQLYGVVPQA
- the Xrcc1 gene encoding DNA repair protein XRCC1 isoform 3 (isoform 3 is encoded by transcript variant 3), with protein sequence MSPSESRSGSNPNRVRIFGPDKLVRAAAEKRWDRVKIVCSQPYSKDSPYGLSFVKFHSPPDKDEAEATSQKVTVTKLGQFRVKEEDDSANSLKPGALFFSRINKTSSASTSDPAGPSYAAATLQASSAASSASPVPKVVGSSSKPQEPPKGKRKLDLSLEDRKPPSKPSAGPSTLKRPKLSVPSRTPAAAPASTPAQRAVPGKPRGEGTEPRGARTGPQELGKILQGVVVVLSGFQNPFRSELRDKALELGAKYRPDWTPDSTHLICAFANTPKYSQVLGLGGRIVRKEWVLDCHHMRRRLPSRRYLMAGLGSSSEDEGDSHSESGEDEAPKLPQKRPQPKAKTQAAGPSSPPRPPTPKETKAPSPGPQDNSDTEGEESEGRDNGAEDSGDTEDELRRVAKQREQRQPPAPEENGEDPYAGSTDENTDSETPSEADLPIPELPDFFEGKHFFLYGEFPGDERRRLIRYVTAFNGELEDYMNERVQFVITAQEWDPNFEEALMENPSLAFVRPRWIYSCNEKQKLLPHQLYGVVPQA